In Methanocella paludicola SANAE, the sequence GCTATTTCGTCGCCTTGGTGATCTCGTCGAACATCGAGTCCATGGCGGGCCTCATTTCCTGGGCAATGTCGGCCAGCGAAACTACGCCGACGAGCTGGTCGCGGTCATTCACGACCGGCAGCCGCCGCACCTTCATGTCGCCCATGGTCTTGACGGCCTCGAGGATGTCGTCGCTCTCCCGGCATCCCACCACCTGCTTCGTCATCACATTCCCAACGGGCACGTCCTTCGGGTTCTGCTGCTCCGCGACCACTTTGGTCACGATGGCCCTGTCCGTCACCAGCCCCTTCACCTGGTTCTCGTCTACGACGAGCACCGTGCCGACGTTCTGGTCCTTCATCTTCTTCGCCGCATCCGCGGCGGACGATCTCGAGTCCACGCACGCTATTCCCGTCGTCATTACGTCCTTTACCTGCATGATACCAACTCCGTTTTTTAATACCCTTGATATACGGGGATATCACATTGACCCATTTTTATGACGCGCCATATCGACGGGACAAAATAAATAGAATAATAAAGATGTTGTTGAGATGTTAAATCGCGTTCGGCGGAGTCTTTTCGGGCATCAGTCGGCCATCAGGC encodes:
- a CDS encoding CBS domain-containing protein; this translates as MQVKDVMTTGIACVDSRSSAADAAKKMKDQNVGTVLVVDENQVKGLVTDRAIVTKVVAEQQNPKDVPVGNVMTKQVVGCRESDDILEAVKTMGDMKVRRLPVVNDRDQLVGVVSLADIAQEMRPAMDSMFDEITKATK